Proteins found in one Bacteroidales bacterium genomic segment:
- a CDS encoding class I SAM-dependent methyltransferase yields the protein MEKINNCPVCENTEFLDYMICTDFFLTKEKFNLVKCNKCDFIFINPRPENYKLGQYYNSPDYISHSGTEKGIINKIYKIVRQHTHNKKYKLINSFSKKKNVLDIGCASGELLSLFKKNNWKTLGLEPNEEARNFAKNQYNIDVIDEVQISTLHNDSFDNITLWHVLEHVPDLNTRIKELKRILTPEGFLFVAVPHCDSFDAGYYKEYWAAYDVPRHLYHFTPITLEKIFNKHGFSIVKKLPMKFDSYYVSMLSEKYKTGKQSIIKGFITGYLSNKKAKSKKYSYSSQIYVLKKDNAF from the coding sequence ATGGAAAAAATAAATAATTGTCCGGTTTGTGAAAACACTGAATTTTTAGATTATATGATTTGTACGGATTTTTTCCTTACAAAAGAAAAATTTAATCTTGTAAAATGTAATAAATGTGACTTTATTTTTATAAACCCTCGCCCTGAAAATTACAAACTCGGACAATATTATAATTCGCCCGATTATATATCGCATTCAGGAACCGAAAAAGGAATTATAAATAAAATATATAAAATAGTCAGACAGCATACTCATAATAAAAAATATAAACTTATAAATTCTTTTTCCAAGAAAAAGAATGTGTTGGATATTGGTTGTGCAAGCGGAGAATTACTTTCATTATTTAAAAAAAATAACTGGAAAACACTAGGGTTAGAGCCTAATGAAGAAGCTCGAAATTTTGCAAAAAACCAATATAATATTGATGTAATTGATGAAGTTCAAATAAGTACATTACACAATGATTCATTTGATAATATTACACTTTGGCATGTTTTAGAACATGTTCCGGATTTAAATACACGAATCAAAGAATTAAAAAGAATACTAACACCTGAAGGTTTTTTATTTGTTGCTGTCCCGCATTGCGATTCATTCGATGCAGGTTATTATAAAGAATATTGGGCAGCTTATGATGTTCCAAGGCATTTATATCACTTTACTCCAATAACTTTAGAGAAAATTTTTAATAAACACGGATTCTCTATTGTTAAAAAATTACCTATGAAATTTGATTCTTATTATGTTAGTATGCTTAGTGAAAAATATAAGACCGGGAAACAAAGCATAATAAAAGGTTTTATAACAGGTTACTTATCTAATAAAAAAGCAAAAAGTAAAAAGTATTCTTACTCTAGCCAAATTTATGTTTTAAAAAAAGATAATGCATTTTAA
- a CDS encoding ATP-binding protein — protein sequence MKNFRIYFFLFLFVISFALVLTINSSKGKEINYKVKADEFSEILNKKEKLLNTLFDKSLQQLKDSNKQQAFDYNYYRSFYEENDIALVISKKDSVIFWSTNSVPVEDLRADSLPVSQIVKLSNGWYEVKEKRYKDYVIRGAIVIKNDYRYRNEYLVNGFLEDYNMPECEIDLVEGEYNIFSVDGNLLCSLVFAKTKDFPKGLEFIMFLSYILAYISFISFLILFLQKFFTKFYKKNIVLWTVLVSLAICFIRYLSFVYKIPSIIYNLDSFGPKYYADSLFFPSLGDLFLHISTFSIVIIFIFNNLRNIKINKSNNFYRGIISFIMLSFVLFVFFIIFNIFKGLIINSNLSFDLNNIFGLDYYSISGFLIIAILLLSFFLIAYLFSELSYQLFNNNIYKHFLCLFISVIVSGIINFYSFNIGWIYFILVIALLVSIGYYIKKDNFKFTIQAVAIYIMLLSFLSTYCYYEYSTYKEKEKRKLLASQLSIEQDPIAEFLFKNLEENIKSDTDIVKILNTPEPDESKITEIINQNYFKGYWSKYDFQVTVCKPKQVLLIKPDNISVGCDSFFNEMINNSGQPTVNDNLFLLSTGTGRNSYIAKIFFKDPQNDSIVKPVCYIELYSKFVPKELGYPELLIDKDIKINRDLFNYSYAKYKNNELVLQYGKYYYSLTSYNYKLSENEYLFVERDGYDHLFYKSDATTIIIISKKSESLLYIIAPFSYIFIFYCICILVFLFLLHFPLKKKEINLNFKARVQISMVSILVFSFAVIGITTLYYIINIYNKKNFDSLSEKAHSILIETENKLGSLPEVTNDSKEFTADLLTKFSNIFFTDINFYTPDGILLASSRPQVFDEGMLSKRMDSKAFIELSKNKNTFYIHNENIGNLKYLSAYVPFRNNDNKLTGYINLPYFAKQSEMKKEISAFFTTFININVMLTALAVIIALLVANYITRPMKFIMEKLSQIKLGKRNEKIDIERNDEIGSLINEYNRMVDELAESAEMLAKSERESAWREMAKQIAHEIKNPLTPMKLNVQQLQKSWNDKSPDWNERLNRFTQSMIEQIESLNKIATEFSDFAKMPKAVKEIIDLSKLIENSVSLYSDYKVTINFIKPGKPYLVNVDKSQIIRVLNNLIKNSVQAVEGKNGIIDIRLSDNKNFYLIEITDNGKGISDAEKNKIFSPNFTTKTGGTGLGLAMVKSIIESYNGKIWFESKKNTGTTFYIELPGIED from the coding sequence ATGAAAAATTTCCGAATATATTTCTTCTTGTTTCTGTTTGTAATTTCATTTGCTTTGGTATTGACAATCAATTCAAGTAAGGGAAAGGAAATTAATTATAAAGTTAAAGCTGATGAATTTTCGGAAATTTTAAATAAAAAAGAAAAATTATTAAATACATTATTTGATAAGTCATTGCAGCAGTTGAAAGACAGCAATAAACAACAGGCTTTTGATTATAATTATTACAGGAGTTTTTACGAAGAGAATGATATCGCTTTAGTTATTTCAAAAAAGGATTCTGTTATTTTTTGGTCAACTAATTCGGTTCCTGTTGAAGATTTAAGAGCAGATTCATTACCTGTTTCCCAGATTGTGAAATTAAGCAACGGATGGTATGAAGTAAAAGAAAAAAGATACAAGGATTATGTTATAAGAGGAGCGATAGTTATTAAAAATGATTATCGTTACAGGAATGAATATTTAGTAAATGGTTTCCTGGAAGATTATAATATGCCCGAATGTGAGATAGATTTAGTAGAGGGGGAGTATAATATTTTTTCTGTTGATGGAAACCTGCTATGTTCATTGGTTTTTGCTAAGACAAAAGATTTTCCAAAAGGATTGGAATTCATAATGTTCTTAAGTTATATCCTTGCTTATATTTCATTTATTTCTTTTTTAATACTTTTTTTACAAAAATTTTTTACAAAATTTTACAAAAAGAATATTGTATTATGGACGGTATTAGTTTCTTTGGCAATTTGTTTTATCCGCTATTTATCGTTTGTTTATAAAATACCATCTATAATTTATAATCTTGATTCCTTTGGACCAAAATATTACGCCGATTCATTATTTTTCCCTTCATTAGGCGATTTGTTTCTTCATATTTCAACTTTTTCTATTGTTATTATATTTATATTCAATAATTTAAGAAATATTAAAATAAATAAAAGCAATAATTTTTATAGAGGCATTATTTCTTTTATTATGTTAAGCTTTGTATTATTCGTATTTTTTATAATTTTTAACATATTTAAAGGTTTGATTATCAATTCAAATCTATCATTTGATTTAAATAATATTTTTGGGCTTGATTATTATAGCATTTCAGGCTTTTTAATAATAGCTATTTTATTGTTATCATTCTTTTTAATTGCATATTTATTTTCCGAATTATCATATCAGCTATTTAATAATAATATTTATAAACATTTTCTGTGCTTATTTATATCTGTAATTGTATCAGGAATAATTAATTTTTATTCATTTAATATAGGCTGGATATATTTTATTCTTGTTATAGCATTACTGGTATCAATTGGATATTACATAAAAAAAGATAATTTTAAATTTACAATTCAGGCTGTAGCAATATATATCATGTTGCTTTCTTTTCTTTCTACTTATTGTTATTACGAATATTCAACATATAAAGAAAAAGAAAAACGAAAATTACTGGCATCGCAATTATCAATAGAGCAAGACCCAATAGCAGAATTCTTATTTAAAAATCTTGAAGAAAATATTAAATCGGATACGGATATCGTAAAGATTTTAAATACCCCGGAACCTGATGAGTCTAAGATTACAGAAATAATTAATCAAAATTATTTTAAAGGATATTGGTCGAAATATGATTTCCAGGTAACTGTATGTAAACCCAAGCAGGTATTGTTGATAAAGCCTGATAACATTAGTGTTGGGTGTGATTCGTTTTTTAATGAAATGATAAATAATTCGGGTCAGCCTACAGTTAACGACAATTTATTTTTATTAAGTACAGGTACCGGACGTAACAGCTATATAGCGAAAATTTTCTTTAAAGATCCCCAAAACGATAGTATTGTCAAACCGGTTTGCTATATTGAATTATATTCAAAATTTGTTCCTAAGGAATTAGGTTACCCCGAATTGCTTATAGATAAAGACATAAAAATAAACAGGGATTTGTTTAATTATTCATATGCAAAATATAAAAATAACGAACTGGTATTACAATATGGAAAGTACTATTATAGCCTGACCTCATATAATTATAAGCTTTCCGAAAATGAATATCTTTTTGTTGAAAGAGATGGGTATGACCATCTTTTCTATAAATCGGATGCCACAACAATTATTATCATCAGTAAAAAAAGTGAATCGCTTTTGTATATCATTGCACCCTTTTCCTATATTTTTATTTTCTATTGCATTTGTATTTTGGTCTTTCTTTTTCTGCTTCATTTTCCATTGAAGAAAAAAGAAATCAATTTAAATTTTAAAGCCAGGGTACAGATATCGATGGTTTCTATTTTGGTGTTTTCCTTTGCAGTAATAGGTATTACAACATTATATTATATTATAAATATTTATAACAAGAAAAATTTCGATAGTTTAAGCGAGAAAGCACATTCTATATTAATTGAGACAGAAAACAAGCTTGGCTCTTTACCTGAAGTTACGAATGATTCAAAAGAATTCACAGCGGATTTGCTTACCAAATTTTCAAATATATTTTTTACAGATATAAATTTCTATACTCCCGATGGCATACTATTAGCCTCATCGCGTCCCCAGGTTTTTGATGAAGGAATGCTATCGAAACGTATGGATTCAAAAGCTTTTATTGAATTATCAAAAAATAAAAATACATTTTATATTCATAATGAAAATATAGGGAATTTAAAATATTTATCAGCATATGTTCCATTCCGAAATAATGATAATAAATTAACAGGTTATATCAATCTGCCTTATTTTGCTAAGCAAAGCGAGATGAAAAAAGAAATTTCGGCTTTCTTTACAACATTCATCAATATTAATGTAATGCTTACAGCGCTTGCTGTTATTATTGCCCTGCTTGTAGCGAATTACATTACACGGCCAATGAAATTTATCATGGAAAAACTTAGCCAGATCAAATTAGGCAAAAGAAATGAGAAAATTGATATTGAACGAAATGATGAGATAGGTAGTCTTATAAATGAATATAACAGGATGGTTGATGAGTTGGCAGAGAGCGCTGAAATGCTGGCAAAATCGGAGCGTGAAAGCGCCTGGCGCGAAATGGCAAAACAAATTGCGCATGAAATAAAAAATCCGCTAACACCTATGAAACTTAATGTTCAGCAATTACAAAAATCATGGAATGATAAATCACCTGATTGGAACGAACGGCTGAATCGCTTTACACAATCAATGATCGAGCAGATAGAATCATTAAACAAAATTGCTACGGAATTTTCAGACTTTGCAAAAATGCCCAAGGCTGTAAAGGAAATCATTGATTTATCAAAGCTTATTGAAAATTCGGTTTCACTTTATAGCGATTATAAAGTAACAATAAATTTTATCAAACCCGGAAAGCCTTATTTGGTGAATGTTGATAAATCACAAATTATTAGGGTTTTGAATAACCTGATAAAAAATTCAGTACAAGCAGTTGAAGGGAAAAATGGTATTATTGATATCCGGCTTTCGGATAATAAGAATTTTTATTTGATAGAAATTACCGATAATGGTAAAGGGATTTCTGATGCTGAAAAAAATAAAATCTTTTCTCCAAATTTTACAACAAAAACAGGTGGCACCGGACTTGGATTGGCCATGGTTAAAAGCATCATAGAAAGTTATAACGGGAAAATATGGTTTGAATCGAAGAAAAATACTGGGACTACTTTTTATATTGAGCTGCCGGGTATCGAAGATTAA